One region of Variovorax sp. J2L1-78 genomic DNA includes:
- a CDS encoding efflux RND transporter permease subunit → MFKWLLDFSLGNRLLVLIAGVVLMGYGAFTLSRMPVDVFPDLNKPTVTIVTEAGGMAPEEVEQLITLPLETTMNGLPGVESVRSVSSAGLSFLYVTFDWSTDIYRARQLVAERLGSMEESMAAGITPRMGPVSSIMGEIMQIAIPIDTTKVSPMAVREYADWVLRPRLLSVQGVAQVIPIGGEVRQFQVQPDTVRMGDLGITHEQLEAALKGFSGNTSGGFLELNGREYLIRHLGRTSRLDDLKNLALTAKGGQPILLRQIAEVTFAAAIKRGDAGFEGKPAVILGIQKQPTADTIALTRSIEDALVGLKASLPAGMEAPKVTFRQASFIEASITTLQGKLIGASVFVAVILFFFLGTIRPTVIALVAIPVSIFITALVFRWFGLSINTMTLGGLAIAIGGLVDDAVVDVENILRRLKEDRAKPAAQRMNLLALVAKASMEVRSGILYATVIIVLVFIPLFALPGLEGKLFVPLGIAFIVSTLASLVVSVTVTPVLSYYLLPKMKRLEHGDTKVLAWLKAGYRGGLQSVLARPKAALVAAGAAVLVAGAAVPFFPTTFLPPFNEGTLLIGMRLNPGVTLAESAALARQAEVLVKQVPEVTHVGRRSGRAELDEHAEGVHVSELDVGLKPTAELTRSMDEIGADIRARLANLPASIGVGQPISHRIDHMLSGVRSQIAIKIFGEDLDVLRGQADALRAKLAAIPGLADLEIEKQVLAPQIKVRIDYAAAARYGVPAPQVLATLQSLVEGEKVAQIVEGNRRFALVVRLPETARSIEGLGQILIDTPTGRVPLSKIASIEDGDGPNQISRDDGKRRIVLSANAQGRALSDVVADIRAAVAATPLPEGYFVTLGGQFQAQEEASRLIGVLSLVSLALMAVVLYSRYRSMVLSALIMANIPLALVGAVLGLWLSGQPLSVAALVGFITLAGVSVRNGILKVSHYVNLMRYEGEAFGVPMIVRGSLERLAPVLMTALVTAFALAPLLFEAERPGTEVLHPVAVVIFCGLISSTLLDTFLTPAMFWLFGRKAAQRLADDDSAEAL, encoded by the coding sequence ATGTTCAAGTGGCTACTCGACTTCAGCCTCGGCAACCGGCTGCTGGTGCTCATCGCCGGCGTGGTGCTGATGGGCTATGGCGCCTTCACGCTGTCACGCATGCCGGTGGATGTGTTCCCCGACCTCAACAAACCCACCGTGACCATCGTCACCGAAGCCGGCGGCATGGCGCCCGAAGAGGTGGAGCAACTCATCACGCTGCCGCTCGAAACCACGATGAACGGGCTGCCCGGCGTGGAGTCGGTGCGCTCGGTCTCGTCGGCCGGGCTCTCCTTCCTCTACGTCACCTTCGACTGGTCGACCGACATCTACCGCGCGCGCCAGCTGGTGGCCGAGCGGCTCGGTTCGATGGAAGAGAGCATGGCCGCCGGCATCACGCCGCGCATGGGGCCGGTGAGTTCGATCATGGGCGAGATCATGCAGATCGCGATCCCGATCGACACCACCAAGGTCAGCCCGATGGCGGTGCGCGAGTACGCCGACTGGGTGCTGCGGCCGCGGCTGCTGTCGGTGCAGGGCGTCGCGCAGGTGATCCCGATCGGCGGCGAGGTGCGGCAGTTCCAGGTGCAGCCCGACACGGTGCGCATGGGTGATCTCGGCATCACGCACGAACAGCTCGAGGCCGCGCTGAAAGGCTTCTCGGGCAACACCTCGGGCGGCTTCCTCGAGCTCAACGGGCGCGAATACCTCATCCGCCACCTGGGCCGCACCTCGCGGCTCGACGACCTGAAGAACCTCGCGCTCACGGCCAAGGGCGGCCAGCCGATCCTGCTGCGGCAGATCGCCGAGGTCACCTTCGCCGCGGCCATCAAGCGCGGCGACGCGGGCTTCGAAGGCAAGCCGGCGGTCATCCTCGGCATCCAGAAGCAGCCGACGGCCGACACCATCGCGCTGACGCGGTCGATCGAGGACGCGCTGGTCGGTCTCAAAGCCTCGCTGCCCGCCGGCATGGAGGCGCCGAAGGTCACCTTCCGGCAGGCCAGCTTCATCGAGGCGTCGATCACCACGCTGCAGGGCAAGCTGATCGGCGCGTCGGTGTTCGTCGCGGTGATCCTGTTCTTCTTCCTCGGCACGATCCGGCCGACGGTCATCGCGCTGGTCGCCATACCCGTGTCGATCTTCATCACCGCGCTGGTATTCCGCTGGTTCGGCCTGTCGATCAACACCATGACGCTCGGCGGCCTGGCCATCGCCATCGGCGGTCTGGTCGACGACGCGGTGGTCGACGTTGAGAACATCCTGCGCCGCCTGAAGGAAGACCGCGCCAAGCCGGCCGCGCAGCGCATGAACCTGCTGGCCCTGGTGGCCAAGGCGTCGATGGAGGTGCGCTCGGGCATCCTCTATGCGACGGTGATCATCGTGCTGGTGTTCATCCCGCTGTTCGCGCTGCCGGGGCTGGAGGGCAAGCTCTTCGTGCCGCTGGGCATCGCCTTCATCGTGTCGACGCTGGCCTCGCTGGTGGTGTCGGTCACGGTCACGCCGGTGCTGAGCTACTACCTGCTGCCGAAGATGAAGCGACTCGAGCATGGCGACACGAAGGTGCTGGCGTGGCTGAAGGCTGGCTACCGCGGCGGCCTACAGTCGGTGCTGGCGCGGCCCAAGGCGGCGCTCGTTGCGGCCGGTGCGGCGGTGCTGGTTGCGGGCGCGGCAGTGCCCTTCTTCCCCACCACCTTCCTGCCGCCCTTCAACGAAGGCACGCTCTTGATCGGCATGCGCCTGAACCCCGGCGTGACGTTGGCCGAGAGCGCGGCGCTCGCGCGCCAGGCCGAGGTGCTGGTCAAGCAGGTGCCCGAGGTGACGCACGTCGGCCGGCGCAGCGGCCGCGCGGAACTCGACGAGCATGCCGAGGGCGTCCACGTGAGCGAGCTCGACGTCGGCCTCAAGCCGACGGCCGAACTCACGCGCTCCATGGACGAGATCGGTGCCGACATCCGCGCGCGCCTGGCCAACCTGCCGGCCTCCATCGGCGTCGGCCAGCCGATTTCGCACCGCATCGACCACATGCTCTCGGGCGTGCGCTCGCAGATCGCGATCAAGATCTTCGGCGAAGACCTGGACGTGCTGCGCGGCCAGGCCGATGCATTGCGCGCCAAGCTCGCAGCCATCCCCGGGCTGGCCGACCTGGAGATCGAGAAGCAGGTGCTGGCGCCGCAGATCAAGGTGCGCATCGACTACGCCGCCGCGGCGCGCTACGGCGTGCCGGCGCCGCAGGTGCTCGCCACGCTGCAGAGCCTGGTCGAAGGCGAGAAGGTCGCGCAGATCGTCGAGGGCAATCGCCGCTTCGCGCTGGTGGTGCGCCTGCCCGAGACGGCACGCTCCATCGAGGGCCTCGGCCAGATCCTGATCGACACGCCCACCGGCCGCGTGCCGCTGTCGAAGATCGCCAGCATCGAGGACGGCGACGGCCCCAACCAGATCAGCCGCGACGATGGCAAGCGCCGCATCGTGCTCTCGGCCAACGCGCAGGGGCGGGCGCTGTCCGACGTGGTGGCCGACATCCGCGCGGCCGTGGCGGCGACGCCGCTGCCCGAGGGCTATTTCGTGACGCTGGGCGGCCAGTTCCAGGCGCAGGAAGAGGCGTCGCGCCTGATCGGCGTGCTGTCGCTGGTGTCGCTGGCGCTGATGGCCGTGGTGCTCTACAGCCGCTACCGGTCGATGGTGCTGTCGGCGCTCATCATGGCCAACATCCCGCTGGCGCTGGTCGGCGCGGTGCTCGGCCTGTGGCTGTCGGGCCAGCCGCTGTCGGTGGCGGCGCTGGTCGGCTTCATCACGCTGGCCGGCGTCTCGGTGCGCAACGGCATCCTGAAGGTGAGCCACTACGTCAACCTGATGCGCTACGAGGGCGAGGCCTTCGGCGTGCCGATGATCGTGCGCGGCTCGCTGGAGCGATTGGCGCCGGTGCTGATGACCGCGCTGGTCACGGCCTTCGCGCTGGCGCCGCTGCTGTTCGAGGCCGAGCGGCCCGGCACCGAGGTGCTGCACCCCGTGGCCGTGGTGATCTTCTGCGGGCTCATCAGCTCGACGCTGCTCGACACCTTCCTCACGCCTGCGATGTTCTGGCTGTTCGGCCGCAAGGCCGCGCAACGGCTGGCCGACGACGACAGCGCCGAAGCGCTGTGA
- the rbsK gene encoding ribokinase translates to MPSSNDAWVLVIGSLNMDLVARVPHLPAPGETLASEGFATVAGGKGANQAVAAARLGAPTAMVGCVGDDTHGRLLRDGLRHEGIDLRALRTHATQPTGMALIAVDRASRNHIVLVPGANDTLGTADLDAAEASLAEAAVVVCQLEVPMLTVQQALQRAKAAGKTTVLNPAPARPLDAALLAQVDWLVPNEVEASMLSGIAVTGIASAQQAAAVLLARGCAHVLITLGAQGVLHAHAGGMQHHPAPVVEAVDTTAAGDTFIGGFAARLAAGASAAEAIRFGQAAAALSVTRHGAQTSIPTLREISAA, encoded by the coding sequence ATGCCCTCTTCCAACGACGCTTGGGTTCTCGTCATCGGCAGCCTCAACATGGACCTGGTGGCGCGCGTGCCGCACCTGCCCGCGCCGGGCGAGACCTTGGCCAGCGAAGGCTTCGCCACCGTCGCTGGCGGCAAGGGCGCCAACCAGGCCGTGGCCGCGGCGCGGCTGGGTGCGCCCACCGCGATGGTCGGCTGCGTGGGCGACGACACGCACGGCCGCCTGCTGCGCGACGGCCTGCGGCACGAAGGCATCGACCTGCGCGCATTGCGCACGCATGCCACGCAACCCACCGGAATGGCGCTGATCGCGGTCGACCGTGCGAGCCGCAACCACATCGTGCTAGTGCCCGGCGCCAACGACACGCTGGGCACCGCCGACCTCGACGCGGCCGAGGCGTCGCTGGCGGAGGCGGCCGTCGTCGTCTGCCAGCTCGAAGTGCCGATGCTCACCGTGCAGCAGGCGCTGCAGCGTGCCAAGGCCGCCGGCAAGACCACCGTGCTGAACCCGGCGCCCGCGCGGCCGCTCGACGCGGCGCTGCTGGCGCAGGTCGACTGGCTGGTGCCGAACGAGGTCGAGGCATCGATGCTCAGCGGCATCGCCGTGACGGGCATCGCCTCGGCACAGCAGGCGGCTGCGGTGCTGCTGGCGAGGGGCTGCGCGCACGTGCTGATCACGCTCGGCGCGCAAGGCGTGCTGCATGCGCACGCCGGCGGCATGCAGCACCACCCCGCGCCCGTGGTCGAAGCGGTCGACACCACGGCCGCCGGCGACACCTTCATCGGCGGCTTCGCGGCGCGGCTGGCCGCAGGCGCTTCGGCGGCCGAGGCGATCCGCTTCGGCCAGGCCGCCGCGGCGCTGTCGGTCACGCGGCACGGGGCGCAGACGTCGATCCCGACGCTGCGCGAGATCAGCGCAGCGTGA
- a CDS encoding NADPH-dependent F420 reductase — MHGRRLRRLSRRPGQSSRCAAFIATVLLAILRPVPHGVRRIHRQRSTSHFSKDISMTLTIVGYGNVGSGLAKQFVKAGHSVTLTGRSLDKAQAVAEAVGAKALPMAEAAKNVEVVVLAVPYDQAPAALAALGDLKGKVIVDVSNPLTADYMGLTVGFSTSAAEEIAKAAPTAYIVKAFNTLFAQVMHQGAGFGDAKGSVFFAGDEPKAKDTVKALIESIGFDAVDAGGLKNARYLEPVAGLNIYFGYGAGLGTQIAPAWLKR; from the coding sequence ATGCATGGGCGCCGCCTGCGTCGATTGTCCCGTCGGCCGGGACAGTCGTCGCGCTGCGCGGCGTTTATCGCCACTGTGCTTCTGGCTATCTTGCGACCCGTGCCGCACGGCGTGCGGCGCATTCATCGCCAACGCTCCACCTCACATTTCTCCAAGGACATCTCCATGACGCTCACCATCGTCGGTTACGGCAACGTCGGCTCCGGCCTCGCCAAGCAATTCGTCAAGGCAGGCCACAGCGTGACGCTGACCGGCCGTTCGCTCGACAAGGCCCAGGCCGTGGCCGAAGCCGTGGGTGCCAAGGCACTGCCGATGGCCGAGGCCGCGAAGAACGTCGAAGTCGTCGTGCTCGCCGTGCCCTACGACCAGGCCCCCGCTGCGCTCGCCGCGCTCGGCGACCTGAAGGGCAAGGTCATCGTCGACGTCTCGAACCCGCTGACCGCCGACTACATGGGCCTGACCGTCGGCTTCAGCACCTCGGCCGCCGAAGAGATCGCCAAGGCCGCGCCCACGGCGTACATCGTGAAGGCTTTCAACACCTTGTTCGCACAGGTCATGCACCAGGGCGCGGGCTTCGGCGACGCCAAGGGCAGCGTCTTCTTCGCCGGCGACGAGCCGAAGGCCAAGGACACAGTCAAGGCGCTGATCGAGAGCATCGGCTTCGACGCGGTCGACGCCGGCGGCCTGAAGAACGCGCGCTACCTCGAGCCGGTCGCCGGCCTGAACATCTACTTCGGCTACGGCGCGGGCCTGGGCACGCAGATCGCGCCGGCCTGGCTCAAGCGCTGA
- a CDS encoding AraC family transcriptional regulator: MNAWNFSTNAYIQGERPRVWQQALSRLHLPTVDQPDAGVHGDVASLVSPQGIEFARMSASPQTISGRSGEQPFSVWLSILMEGRFAFGGGKGEPVIDLTPGDIIYGPTGVDSTLTLKSDFRMLYVKIPQLMLHPRLINLGSLRTGTLSGHKAINRIFAGMLTSVAENMEELDAAELRPIELALTEFVVVSLAGSTAVQAFGSTARLVHYQRICQSIENQLGDPELTVGKIAAEQHASLRYIQKLFEAAGHSFGQYLRQRRLERCRSDLQSTLHRHLSISDICFRWGFSDPAHFSRTFRAEFGTTPRAYRQAQLGITESESAEVAEALHA, encoded by the coding sequence GTGAACGCATGGAATTTCTCGACCAACGCCTACATCCAGGGCGAGCGCCCCCGCGTGTGGCAACAGGCCCTCTCGCGCCTGCATCTGCCCACCGTCGACCAGCCGGATGCCGGCGTGCACGGCGACGTGGCCAGCCTGGTGTCGCCGCAGGGCATCGAGTTCGCCCGCATGAGCGCGTCGCCGCAGACCATCTCGGGGCGCTCGGGCGAGCAGCCCTTCTCGGTGTGGCTGTCGATCCTGATGGAAGGCCGCTTCGCCTTCGGCGGTGGCAAGGGCGAACCCGTGATCGACCTGACACCGGGCGACATCATCTACGGGCCCACCGGCGTGGATTCGACGCTCACGCTCAAGAGCGACTTCCGCATGCTCTACGTGAAGATCCCGCAACTGATGCTGCACCCGCGCCTGATCAACCTGGGCTCGCTGCGCACCGGCACGCTCTCGGGCCACAAGGCGATCAACCGTATCTTCGCGGGCATGCTCACGTCGGTGGCCGAGAACATGGAAGAACTCGACGCCGCCGAGCTGCGCCCCATCGAGCTCGCACTGACCGAGTTCGTGGTGGTGAGCCTGGCCGGCAGCACCGCGGTGCAGGCCTTCGGCAGTACCGCGCGGCTGGTGCACTACCAGCGCATCTGCCAGTCGATCGAGAACCAGCTGGGCGACCCGGAACTCACCGTCGGCAAGATCGCCGCCGAACAGCACGCGTCGCTGCGCTACATCCAGAAGCTCTTCGAAGCCGCCGGCCACAGCTTCGGCCAGTACCTGCGCCAGCGCCGGCTGGAGCGCTGCCGCTCCGACCTGCAGAGCACGCTGCACCGCCACCTGTCGATCTCCGACATCTGCTTCCGCTGGGGCTTCAGCGACCCGGCGCATTTCAGCCGCACCTTCCGCGCCGAATTCGGCACCACGCCGCGGGCGTACCGGCAGGCGCAGCTGGGTATCACGGAGAGCGAGTCGGCCGAGGTGGCGGAGGCGTTGCACGCCTGA
- a CDS encoding LysR family transcriptional regulator has translation MSSNKLREIECFISVAESGSFVRAADAIGVSKTAVSRSVIELEQRLGARLFQRSTRRVSLTPAGTLYLARCKPIVQALDEADELVAGDAQQPAGLLRVQAPMSFGTQHLAPLWPQLLARHPGLRLDVHLSDALLDLNDERFDLAVRISDRQHPSFISRPLGSTRLIACAAPAYLARHGEPMHPDELADHAVIGYTYAAEGDVWHFDSDRGPIAVRTQARLCANNGDTCLAAACAGLGIVMQPSFLLADSLRRGELVPVLQRYPLRSVGIHAVYPSRRQLPMKVRVAIDFLVESLAGADWLAR, from the coding sequence ATGAGCAGCAACAAGCTGCGCGAGATCGAGTGCTTCATCTCGGTCGCGGAGTCGGGCAGCTTCGTGCGCGCGGCCGACGCCATCGGCGTGTCGAAGACGGCGGTCTCGCGCAGCGTGATCGAGCTGGAGCAGCGCCTGGGGGCGCGGCTGTTCCAGCGCAGCACGCGCCGCGTGTCGCTCACGCCGGCCGGCACGCTGTACCTGGCGCGCTGCAAGCCCATCGTGCAGGCGCTGGACGAGGCCGACGAGCTGGTGGCCGGTGATGCGCAGCAGCCCGCCGGCCTGCTGCGCGTGCAGGCGCCGATGAGCTTCGGCACGCAGCACCTGGCGCCGCTCTGGCCGCAACTGCTGGCACGCCATCCGGGGCTGCGGCTGGACGTGCACCTGAGCGACGCACTGCTCGACCTGAACGACGAGCGCTTCGACCTGGCCGTGCGCATCTCCGACCGCCAGCACCCCTCCTTCATCAGCCGGCCGCTGGGGAGCACGCGGCTGATCGCCTGCGCGGCACCGGCCTACCTGGCACGGCACGGCGAGCCGATGCACCCGGACGAACTCGCGGACCACGCCGTCATCGGCTACACCTACGCCGCGGAAGGTGACGTCTGGCACTTCGACAGTGACCGAGGCCCGATCGCGGTGCGCACGCAGGCCCGGCTGTGCGCCAACAACGGCGACACCTGCCTGGCGGCGGCATGCGCGGGGCTCGGCATCGTCATGCAGCCCAGCTTCCTGCTGGCCGACAGCCTGCGGCGCGGCGAGCTGGTGCCGGTGCTGCAGCGCTACCCGCTGCGCAGCGTGGGCATCCACGCGGTGTACCCGAGCCGGCGCCAGCTGCCGATGAAGGTGCGCGTGGCCATCGACTTCCTGGTCGAGTCCCTGGCCGGCGCCGACTGGCTCGCGCGCTGA